The nucleotide window GGAATTCTTTACCGGCCTGCTTGAGAAAATTCGTCAGATCATCCATCTTGATGTTAGGAGCGCTAGAAATAGGCGAATAGACAACATATAAGTGTTATGTGTCAGCAGATACAATAAAAAACAGAGCATTAAAATGCATTATTACATACGTATTGCAGATATGCTGGGAATTAGATGACTAATCGCACAATATTTGCCTTAACTCTCTTTGATCAGCCAACCTGTAACGTTTGATTTTCTATGAATCAAGAGCTAAACTTGATATTGAGGCTTGGAACTTATAACATTTCTATGAATCAAGtgcttaatttaaaaatttatatgtagtCTTTGAAAGTAATAGCAATTTAtcacacacaaatgcatatgCAAGTAGAATTCGTGGAATGTCAATTACTGCAAGCTAAATGGATTATCCACATAGTATTGACCAGCTTGAATAGCATAAGATGTATTATTCACTTTTAAGGCTATTTAAAATGTCAATAAGCTATTTAGTATAAATTACAGGAAGTCCGCCATATTGAGTAcatattttgtttcaatttcatAGCGTagtatagaaaaattattaaatttttttacttgtgcccttgtaaaatttcacttcacttttaatTAACAAATGCAAACACGCATAATCACATGAATctataaataatcaaaatgctGAAATATGGAATACCTTCAATAACAACCGAAAAGCGTACAAATTTTATGTTACTTAGCACAATATTAACACGTAGTTTATCTCTGCAATGTATACCTGTCTAAGCAcgttttaagaattttattgaattgattAATAACCAATTTAGTTAAGCCATTATATTTTATGACATCATCAACTGGAATTGTTCTCATAAAGATTTCACAGGAAGTTTACGGATGCGTTATTTCTACCGGTATAGTTAACACACATTCAACACTTATCTTTTTACACCCacctgtattttttatttagttatttgtttacacgtttatttatttgctgcttAGAAACTAAACAATCGTATTTGCTTATCCAAAATTGAATCCATCTAGAGAAAGTCAGCTGcccaatgtatatatgtgcattgACAGatgtttgaatgtgtgtgtgtgtgtgtgtgtgtttgtgtaataaAAAGCGGCTCAGTACATTCCGTGAGTTGTTTATACACTGtgagattatttaattttttgaaacagtacaaagcaataaaactttaaaattcgccataataacattcaatttataactacaaaacaacaatatataccTTTCTTCAGTAATACTTTAATGcctgtattttaattattttattaagtaaataaatcaaaaattaattatttgatatatGTTAACATTTATTTGCTGAGACTATAGCATGTGAGTGACGCTGTGCTGTTCTTATAAACAATTGTTGCTAAATACTTGGCAGTGTGCTGCCAGCTTACTTTTACCAGTTGAATTTACAGcattcatttcaaaattttaagctgGCAACGTTAATGcgctttcaattaaaattaacccAGAAACGTTTTTATGTCATGGTAGATTCTTTTTCAACATGATAGAaactttgtatgtaaatatatataaatttgtacccAAACAATACACGGTCTGCCGTTTGATgattatatgaatttaaatacattattacACGTGGTAATCAAACACACTATTAATATAACTCAGCCAGTccaatttaatgtaaaaattgtatgtatgtatatgatatttctgtttaaaatgttatgaatatagtttaatattaatttatatttaattataagaaatcaaatatgtatatatatatatcttacaagaacaaattttaatttaatatacataaaccTACAACTGATTTGAAGTTATTCATTATTGTTAATTACATAATAATAGATTGTTAGATTTTTAAGGTGTAAATTGTCACTATTTTCTCTCCTATTTCCGTGGTTCTCAAAGAGGACTGGCGTCGGATTCGTCACGTTCGTGAATTGCAGTTATGCTCTGTTGTAAGGCATTTGGTGTTAGCCATTCTCTACAAACAAAgggaaaatataaatgtttagcttacgttaatttaatttaaaaatcatagtagtaaattataaattactttGGCAAGCATCTTTGAAGAAATGGCACACAGGAGCTAAAATGAGCTAGGCGATTTACCCAGCTGGGGATTTCTTGGCCACAAAGAATCTACAAACAACACACAAATTTGGTATAAAACATACGACTTTGGTAACATATACAAACCTGAGTAAGAGAGCTTGAAAAATGATTGCAGTTGTTGTTCATTAAGTGATAACGATCGCCACGAAATTGATTACCCAATTCATCGACAATGCGTCGAATTTCTTCATACGTGAAATCAGTGCAGCCAATTTGTATACTTTGTCTAAATTGAAACTGCTCACCCAATTCATCGTGATCTCGCGGTGTTATTTCGAAAACACCTGTAAAGGGAAAAGGATGTCCACCATAAGCGAACTCTGTGCCGAAAATTTCTACGCCGGAATGAAAAACTCCTAATCCTATCGAtgttgtatattcatttatccAATACTGCAAAAaaagaagatatttaaaaaattatatttgatattattatagaaaatgtgcaaaataatTACCATGTCATAGACATTTAAAATAACTGGTTCACGATTACTCATGTTTGCTGGTAGTAATTCGTCGCTCCCGCTGTCTTTTGGTACGCCAAGGCAACTGGGGAATGACAAATTGCAAGGTAGGCCATTCGAAAACATTATatggtatgtatattaaaaactccgttgttataataat belongs to Zeugodacus cucurbitae isolate PBARC_wt_2022May chromosome 6, idZeuCucr1.2, whole genome shotgun sequence and includes:
- the LOC105210304 gene encoding deubiquitinase DESI2; amino-acid sequence: MFSNGLPCNLSFPSCLGVPKDSGSDELLPANMSNREPVILNVYDMYWINEYTTSIGLGVFHSGVEIFGTEFAYGGHPFPFTGVFEITPRDHDELGEQFQFRQSIQIGCTDFTYEEIRRIVDELGNQFRGDRYHLMNNNCNHFSSSLTQILCGQEIPSWVNRLAHFSSCVPFLQRCLPKEWLTPNALQQSITAIHERDESDASPL